One region of Polaribacter pectinis genomic DNA includes:
- a CDS encoding DNA gyrase/topoisomerase IV subunit A yields the protein MSEEINENEHEEELTNQNEELESPQEETITKVTGMYKEWFLDYASYVILERAVPSLEDGLKPVQRRIMHSMKDLDDGRYNKVANIVGHTMQYHPHGDASIADAMVQIGQKELLIDMQGNWGNILTGDRAAASRYIEARLSKFALDVVFNPKTTDWKMSYDGRRKEPIDLPVKFPLLLAQGAEGIAVGLSTKILPHNFIELIDASIKYLKGRSFKIVPDFLTGGIADFTNYKDGKRGGKVRVRAKIAQLDKKTLVITEIPFGTTTTSLIESIIKANEKGKIKIKKIEDNTAAEVEILVHLPPNVSPDKSIDALYAFTNCESSISPLACTIENNKPVFVGVSEMLKHSTDLTVELLKKELEIQLNELEEQWHFSSLERIFIENRIYRDIEEEETWEGVIEAIDKGLKPHIKHLKRAITVEDITRLTEIRIKKISKFDIDKAKQFIEGLEDKIAVVKGHLANLIEYAVDYFKRLKETYGKGKERKTEIRIFDDIVASKVAMNNAKLYVNRAEGFIGTSLKRDEFVTDCSDIDDIIIFRKDGVMSVTKVDAKTFVGKDILHVAVFKKKDKRTVYNFMYRDGARGPSYMKRFNVTSVTRDKEYDLTNGSKGSIVHYFSANPNGEAEVVTINLRSVGSVKKLKWDIDFADLAVKGRAVRGNRITKYSIKSVDFKSEGVSTLKPRKIWFDDAVQRLNVDDRGELLGEFKAEDKLLIITQSGKAKAVKPDLAMHFDDDMIVLEKWKPNKPISAIYYDGEKERYYVKRFLIETTDKEEEFISDHPKSQLEIVATDYRPVAEVIYSKRSLENEEVNFEEFIAVKGIKAQGNQLTTEKVKQVNLLESLPFEEEVEETTEEIEVVDEEVIEEKLIDIPVVEKPVLEDADKEDKKQALLKKAIQKKKENTDDDTQQKLF from the coding sequence ATGAGTGAAGAAATAAACGAAAACGAACACGAAGAAGAATTAACGAACCAAAATGAGGAGTTAGAATCGCCTCAAGAAGAAACCATTACCAAAGTTACAGGAATGTACAAGGAGTGGTTTTTGGATTATGCTTCGTATGTAATTCTAGAAAGAGCAGTACCTTCTTTAGAAGACGGTTTGAAGCCTGTGCAACGTAGAATTATGCATTCTATGAAGGATTTGGACGATGGACGTTACAATAAAGTGGCGAATATTGTTGGTCATACCATGCAATATCATCCTCATGGAGATGCTTCTATTGCTGATGCAATGGTGCAAATTGGTCAGAAAGAATTACTGATTGATATGCAAGGAAACTGGGGAAATATCTTAACTGGAGACAGAGCTGCAGCATCTAGATATATTGAAGCTCGTTTGTCGAAATTTGCGTTGGATGTTGTTTTTAATCCGAAAACGACGGATTGGAAAATGTCTTACGATGGAAGACGAAAAGAGCCGATAGATTTGCCTGTAAAATTTCCGCTTTTGTTGGCACAAGGAGCAGAGGGAATTGCAGTTGGATTGTCGACCAAAATATTACCTCATAATTTTATTGAGCTAATTGATGCTTCCATAAAATATTTAAAAGGAAGAAGTTTTAAAATTGTACCCGATTTTTTAACAGGCGGAATTGCCGATTTCACTAATTATAAAGATGGAAAACGAGGTGGAAAAGTAAGAGTTCGTGCAAAAATTGCGCAATTAGATAAGAAAACGTTGGTAATTACTGAAATTCCTTTTGGGACAACCACCACTTCTTTAATTGAAAGCATTATTAAAGCGAACGAGAAAGGGAAAATAAAAATTAAAAAGATTGAAGATAATACTGCTGCTGAAGTAGAAATTTTAGTGCATTTACCACCAAATGTTTCGCCAGATAAAAGTATTGATGCTTTGTATGCTTTTACGAATTGCGAAAGTTCTATTTCACCTTTAGCGTGTACGATTGAGAATAACAAACCTGTTTTTGTTGGGGTTTCAGAAATGTTGAAACACTCTACAGATTTAACAGTAGAATTGCTGAAAAAAGAGTTAGAAATTCAGTTAAATGAATTGGAAGAACAATGGCATTTTTCTTCATTAGAGAGAATATTCATTGAAAATAGAATTTATAGAGATATTGAAGAGGAAGAAACTTGGGAAGGCGTAATTGAAGCAATTGATAAAGGTTTAAAACCACATATAAAACATTTAAAACGTGCCATAACTGTTGAAGATATTACTCGTTTAACAGAAATAAGAATTAAGAAAATATCGAAATTCGATATTGACAAAGCCAAGCAATTTATTGAAGGTTTAGAAGATAAAATAGCCGTTGTAAAAGGTCATTTAGCAAACCTAATTGAGTATGCAGTCGACTATTTTAAACGTTTGAAAGAAACGTACGGAAAAGGAAAAGAGCGTAAAACGGAAATTAGAATTTTTGATGACATTGTAGCGTCTAAGGTGGCAATGAATAACGCAAAACTGTATGTAAATAGAGCAGAAGGTTTTATTGGAACTTCCTTAAAAAGAGACGAATTTGTTACAGATTGTTCAGATATAGATGATATTATTATCTTTAGAAAAGATGGTGTAATGTCCGTTACAAAAGTAGATGCGAAGACTTTTGTAGGAAAAGATATTTTACACGTTGCTGTCTTTAAAAAGAAAGATAAAAGAACGGTTTATAATTTTATGTATAGAGATGGGGCTCGTGGACCAAGTTACATGAAACGTTTTAACGTAACTTCTGTAACGCGTGATAAAGAGTACGATTTAACAAACGGAAGTAAAGGTTCTATTGTTCATTATTTTTCTGCGAACCCAAATGGAGAAGCAGAAGTAGTTACCATTAATTTACGTTCTGTTGGAAGTGTGAAAAAGTTGAAATGGGACATCGATTTTGCGGATTTAGCTGTAAAAGGAAGAGCAGTTCGTGGAAATAGAATTACAAAATATTCAATAAAAAGTGTCGATTTTAAATCGGAAGGAGTCTCTACTTTAAAACCTCGTAAAATTTGGTTTGATGATGCTGTACAACGTTTAAATGTTGATGATAGAGGTGAATTGTTAGGCGAATTTAAAGCAGAAGATAAATTGTTAATCATCACCCAAAGTGGAAAAGCAAAAGCGGTAAAACCAGATTTGGCAATGCATTTTGATGATGATATGATTGTCTTGGAAAAGTGGAAACCAAACAAACCAATTTCAGCCATTTATTATGATGGAGAAAAGGAACGTTATTATGTAAAACGTTTTCTAATTGAAACTACAGATAAGGAAGAAGAATTTATTTCTGACCATCCTAAAAGTCAGTTAGAAATTGTTGCCACAGATTACAGACCAGTTGCTGAAGTAATTTACTCGAAACGAAGTTTAGAAAACGAGGAAGTTAATTTTGAAGAATTTATTGCTGTAAAAGGAATAAAAGCACAAGGAAATCAATTAACGACAGAGAAAGTGAAGCAAGTAAATCTATTGGAATCTTTACCTTTTGAAGAAGAAGTGGAAGAAA
- the lysA gene encoding diaminopimelate decarboxylase, with the protein MERTQLLELANKYGSPLYVYDTDKIETQYKRLTGAFNSVDNLKLNYAVKALSNVNILKFLTNLGAGLDTVSIQEVQLSLTTGIDPKNIIYTPNGVSLQEIEEVAKLGVQINIDNLSILESFGQKHPEIPVCVRINPHIMAGGNSKISVGHIDSKFGISIHQVPHIQRVVENTGMNINGIHMHTGSDILDIDTFLRASEILFDVAKQFKNIDFIDFGSGFKVPYKEGDISTDIEQLGLQLSERFNDFCTEYGKEITLMFEPGKFLVSEAGSFLAKVNVVKQTTSTVFAHVDSGFNHLVRPMMYDSYHHITNISNPSGKDRYYSVVGYICETDTFASNRRISEISEEDVLCFHNAGAYCFSMASNYNSRYIPAEVMIVDGKDYLIRKRQTMQDILQNQVVVDFAPKSKTKKEKVTA; encoded by the coding sequence GTGGAAAGAACACAACTTTTAGAATTAGCAAATAAATACGGAAGTCCTTTATACGTTTACGATACAGATAAAATTGAAACGCAATACAAACGCCTAACAGGTGCATTTAATTCTGTTGATAATTTAAAATTGAATTATGCTGTTAAAGCATTATCGAACGTAAATATTTTAAAGTTTTTAACCAATTTAGGTGCTGGTTTAGATACAGTTTCTATTCAAGAAGTACAATTGAGTTTAACAACGGGAATTGACCCAAAGAATATTATTTACACGCCAAATGGTGTTTCTCTTCAAGAAATTGAAGAAGTTGCAAAATTAGGTGTTCAAATTAATATTGATAATCTTTCTATTTTAGAATCATTTGGTCAAAAACATCCAGAAATTCCTGTTTGTGTTCGTATCAATCCGCATATTATGGCTGGTGGAAATTCTAAAATTTCTGTAGGTCATATCGATTCTAAATTCGGAATTTCGATTCACCAAGTTCCTCACATTCAACGTGTCGTAGAAAACACAGGAATGAATATTAATGGAATTCACATGCATACAGGATCTGATATTTTAGATATTGATACTTTTTTACGTGCATCAGAAATTTTATTTGATGTGGCAAAACAATTCAAAAATATCGATTTTATCGACTTTGGAAGTGGATTTAAAGTGCCTTATAAAGAAGGAGATATTTCTACAGATATAGAGCAATTAGGTTTACAATTATCAGAAAGATTTAATGATTTTTGTACTGAATATGGAAAAGAAATAACATTAATGTTCGAACCAGGTAAGTTTTTGGTTTCTGAAGCGGGTTCTTTTTTAGCAAAAGTAAATGTTGTAAAACAAACAACTTCAACAGTTTTTGCACATGTAGATTCTGGTTTTAATCACTTGGTTAGACCAATGATGTACGATTCTTATCATCATATTACAAATATTTCTAATCCGTCAGGAAAAGACCGTTATTACTCGGTTGTAGGTTATATTTGCGAAACTGATACGTTTGCATCAAACAGAAGAATTTCAGAAATTTCTGAAGAAGATGTTTTATGTTTCCACAATGCTGGAGCTTACTGTTTTTCAATGGCTTCTAACTACAATTCTCGTTATATTCCTGCAGAAGTTATGATTGTTGATGGAAAAGATTACTTAATTAGAAAAAGACAAACAATGCAAGATATTTTACAAAATCAAGTTGTGGTAGATTTTGCACCAAAAAGTAAAACTAAAAAAGAGAAAGTTACTGCTTAA
- a CDS encoding fumarylacetoacetate hydrolase family protein, which yields MKILGIGSNYVIDQKEIEERRKGKKFIFSKPETALAVNCDVKYPSFTNQLVYEVELVIKIGKKGKDISVENANDYISEIAVGIDYTAKDVLNDYRERKHPWEFAKGFDGAAPISNFKPVSNFPDLNNINFDLKINGEQKQKSSTAFMINNFADIISFISEYMTLEPGDLIFTGTPAAGIGEIQKGDHLQCSIEGELLLDFKMI from the coding sequence ATGAAAATATTAGGAATTGGTAGTAATTATGTAATTGACCAAAAAGAAATCGAAGAAAGAAGAAAAGGAAAAAAGTTTATCTTCTCTAAACCAGAAACAGCTTTAGCAGTTAATTGCGATGTTAAATACCCAAGTTTCACAAATCAATTGGTTTATGAAGTTGAGTTAGTGATTAAAATCGGTAAAAAAGGGAAAGACATATCTGTTGAAAATGCAAACGATTATATTTCTGAAATTGCTGTAGGAATCGATTATACAGCCAAAGATGTTTTAAATGATTATAGAGAAAGAAAACATCCTTGGGAATTTGCAAAAGGGTTTGATGGTGCTGCTCCTATCTCCAATTTTAAGCCTGTTTCTAATTTTCCAGATTTGAATAATATAAATTTTGATTTAAAAATAAACGGAGAACAAAAACAAAAAAGTAGTACAGCGTTTATGATTAATAATTTCGCAGATATTATTTCATTTATTTCTGAATATATGACGTTAGAACCTGGAGATTTAATCTTCACAGGAACTCCTGCTGCAGGAATTGGAGAAATTCAAAAAGGAGATCATTTGCAATGTTCTATTGAAGGTGAATTGTTATTAGATTTTAAAATGATATAA
- a CDS encoding DNA topoisomerase IV subunit B: MSQETKYTEDNIRSLDWKEHIRMRPGMYIGKLGDGSSADDGIYILVKEVLDNSIDEYVMGAGKTIEISIHGSKVTVRDYGRGIPLGKVVDVVSKMNTGGKYDSKAFKKSVGLNGVGTKAVNALSSYFRVESSREGKSASAEFSQGNLENQEFLEETSRRKGTKVSFVPDEEIFKKYKFRNEYVAKMLKNYVYLNPGLTIIFNGEKYFSENGLKDLLEDNNNQDDMLYPIIHLKGHDIEVAITHSKTQYSEEYHSFVNGQHTTQGGTHQSAFREAIVKTIREFYGKNFEASDIRKSIISAIAIKVMEPVFESQTKTKLGSTDMGGDLPTVRTYINDFLKTKLDNYLHKNPDTADKLQRKIVQAEKERKELSGIRKLAKDRAKKASLHNKKLRDCRIHLGDIKKENYLETTLFITEGDSASGSITKSRNVNTQAVFSLKGKPLNSYGLSKKIVYENEEFNLLQAALNIEDGLEDLRYNNIVIATDADVDGMHIRLLLITFFLQFFPELIKEGHLYILETPLFRVRNKKETFYCYSEEEKREAIEKLRGKPEITRFKGLGEISPNEFVHFIGDDIRLDPVMLDKEMSIEQMLEFYMGKNTPDRQKFIIDNLKVELDTIEDEV; the protein is encoded by the coding sequence ATGAGTCAAGAAACAAAATATACAGAAGATAATATTCGGTCTTTAGATTGGAAAGAGCATATTAGAATGCGTCCAGGAATGTACATTGGAAAATTAGGAGATGGCTCTTCTGCAGACGATGGAATTTATATTTTGGTGAAGGAAGTTTTAGACAATTCCATTGACGAATATGTAATGGGAGCTGGAAAAACTATTGAAATTTCTATTCATGGAAGTAAAGTTACGGTTCGAGATTATGGTCGTGGAATTCCGTTAGGGAAAGTGGTTGACGTAGTTTCCAAGATGAATACTGGAGGTAAATACGATTCTAAAGCCTTTAAAAAATCTGTTGGTTTAAACGGAGTTGGTACAAAAGCAGTAAACGCATTATCTTCTTATTTTAGAGTAGAATCTTCTCGTGAAGGAAAATCTGCTTCAGCGGAATTTAGTCAAGGAAATTTAGAAAATCAGGAATTTTTAGAAGAAACTTCTCGAAGAAAAGGAACGAAAGTTTCTTTTGTACCAGATGAAGAAATATTTAAGAAATACAAGTTCAGAAATGAATATGTAGCAAAAATGCTGAAGAATTATGTGTATTTAAACCCAGGTTTAACCATAATTTTTAACGGAGAAAAGTATTTCTCTGAAAACGGATTAAAAGATTTATTGGAAGATAATAATAATCAAGATGATATGTTATATCCAATTATTCACTTGAAAGGACATGATATTGAAGTTGCAATTACGCACAGTAAAACCCAATATTCAGAGGAATATCATTCGTTTGTAAACGGTCAGCACACCACACAAGGTGGAACACATCAATCTGCATTTAGAGAAGCGATTGTAAAAACAATTCGAGAATTTTATGGAAAGAATTTTGAAGCTTCAGACATTCGAAAATCGATAATTTCTGCAATCGCCATAAAAGTGATGGAACCTGTTTTTGAAAGTCAGACAAAGACAAAGTTGGGTTCTACAGATATGGGTGGAGATTTACCAACAGTTAGAACCTACATAAACGATTTTCTAAAAACAAAGCTAGATAATTATCTGCATAAAAATCCTGACACTGCAGATAAGCTTCAAAGAAAAATTGTACAAGCAGAGAAAGAAAGAAAAGAGCTTTCAGGAATTAGAAAGTTAGCTAAAGATCGTGCTAAAAAAGCGAGTTTACACAATAAAAAATTACGTGATTGTAGAATTCATTTAGGTGATATTAAAAAGGAAAATTATTTAGAAACTACTTTGTTTATTACAGAGGGAGATTCTGCTTCTGGTTCTATTACAAAATCGCGAAACGTAAACACTCAAGCCGTTTTTAGTTTAAAGGGAAAGCCTTTAAATTCTTACGGATTAAGTAAAAAAATTGTATATGAAAACGAAGAATTCAACCTTTTACAGGCCGCTTTAAATATCGAAGATGGTTTAGAAGATTTGCGTTATAACAACATTGTAATTGCAACAGATGCCGATGTTGATGGAATGCACATTCGTTTGTTATTAATCACATTTTTCTTGCAGTTTTTCCCTGAATTAATCAAAGAAGGACATTTATATATTTTAGAAACTCCGTTGTTTAGAGTTCGAAATAAGAAAGAAACTTTTTATTGTTATTCTGAAGAAGAAAAACGAGAAGCAATTGAGAAATTAAGAGGAAAACCAGAAATAACTCGATTTAAAGGTTTGGGTGAGATTTCACCAAATGAATTTGTTCATTTTATTGGTGATGACATTCGTTTAGACCCTGTAATGTTAGACAAAGAAATGTCTATTGAACAAATGTTGGAATTCTATATGGGTAAGAATACACCAGATAGACAAAAATTTATTATTGATAATTTGAAAGTTGAGTTGGACACTATAGAAGATGAAGTTTAG
- a CDS encoding Tex family protein, whose amino-acid sequence MQLLQYIIQQTQLSSKSVENTISLLNEDATIPFISRYRKEMTGNLDEVEIGKIVNFKEIFEALEKRKKAILKALEEQNVLTAELEQKVNNSKDMIALEDLYLPFKKKRKTKAETARLQGLEPLAKMIMSQRINDLEHTASKYTSNEVETIEDALEGARFIIAEWINERTDIRTHIRRELERYSTISSKVVKKEIDNEKAQKFKDYFDWSESLMRIPSHRLLAILRAENEGFIRVKIEIDKERGLQKMEDRIIRSQNECSEQIQLAIEDAYKRLLFPSLSNEALSIAKEKADENAILVFAKNLKQLLLGAPLGEKRILAIDPGFRSGCKVVCLNEQGDLLHNENIYPHEPQKQTIEAIKKISSLAESYNTEAIAIGNGTASRETEQLVQKIQFKNKVEVFVVSEAGASIYSASKIARDEFPNYDVTVRGSVSIGRRLQDPLAELVKIDAKSIGVGQYQHDVDQSKLKKSLDSTVESCVNTVGVNINTASESLLSYVSGIGPKIAENIVNYRNENGSFTSRTAIKKVPRLGGKAFEQSAGFLRIKNGKNPLDDSGVHPESYALVDKMSKDNKVKVADFIGNKEILQKINLKNYISETIGLPTLEDIIKELEKPGVDPREKAKAFSFDQNIKSISDLRTGQILPAIVNNITNFGCFVDIGIKESGLIHVSNLSDTFVKDVNAIVALNQQILVKVLEVDIVRKRIQLALVK is encoded by the coding sequence ATGCAATTACTTCAATATATAATTCAGCAAACACAACTATCATCTAAATCTGTAGAAAACACTATCTCTTTGTTAAATGAAGACGCTACAATTCCTTTTATAAGTAGATATAGAAAGGAAATGACTGGTAATTTAGATGAAGTTGAAATTGGAAAAATAGTCAATTTTAAAGAAATTTTTGAAGCGTTAGAAAAACGAAAAAAAGCGATTTTAAAAGCATTAGAAGAGCAAAATGTTCTAACTGCTGAATTAGAACAAAAAGTAAACAATTCTAAAGATATGATTGCTTTAGAAGATTTGTATTTACCTTTCAAGAAAAAGCGAAAAACAAAAGCGGAAACTGCACGTTTACAAGGTTTAGAACCGTTGGCGAAGATGATTATGAGTCAGCGTATAAATGACTTGGAACATACTGCTTCAAAATATACTTCCAACGAAGTTGAAACTATTGAAGATGCTTTGGAAGGTGCTCGTTTTATCATTGCAGAATGGATTAACGAAAGAACTGATATCAGAACTCATATTAGACGAGAATTAGAACGTTATTCTACGATTTCATCGAAAGTTGTAAAGAAAGAAATTGATAACGAAAAAGCACAAAAATTTAAAGATTATTTCGATTGGAGCGAATCTTTAATGCGAATTCCATCACACAGATTGTTGGCAATTTTAAGAGCAGAAAATGAAGGCTTTATTCGTGTTAAAATAGAAATTGACAAAGAACGAGGGCTTCAAAAAATGGAAGACAGAATTATTCGTTCTCAAAACGAATGTTCAGAGCAAATACAATTGGCTATCGAAGATGCTTATAAACGTTTGTTATTTCCCTCTTTATCTAACGAAGCGTTATCAATTGCCAAAGAAAAAGCAGATGAAAATGCCATTTTAGTTTTTGCTAAAAACCTGAAACAATTATTATTAGGTGCTCCTTTAGGAGAAAAAAGAATTTTAGCAATCGATCCTGGTTTTAGATCTGGTTGTAAAGTAGTTTGTTTAAATGAGCAAGGAGATTTGTTGCATAATGAGAATATTTATCCTCATGAACCACAAAAACAAACCATAGAAGCGATTAAAAAAATCAGCTCTTTAGCAGAATCTTATAATACAGAAGCCATTGCAATTGGAAATGGAACAGCATCCAGAGAAACAGAACAATTGGTACAAAAAATTCAGTTTAAGAATAAAGTTGAAGTTTTTGTAGTTAGTGAAGCTGGTGCCTCTATTTATTCTGCTTCAAAAATTGCCAGAGACGAATTCCCAAATTACGATGTTACGGTTCGTGGTTCTGTTTCTATTGGAAGACGTCTGCAAGATCCTTTGGCTGAATTGGTAAAGATTGATGCAAAATCGATTGGAGTTGGGCAATATCAGCATGATGTAGATCAATCAAAATTGAAAAAATCTTTAGATTCTACTGTAGAAAGTTGTGTAAATACTGTTGGTGTAAACATAAATACTGCAAGTGAATCTTTGTTGAGTTATGTTTCTGGAATTGGACCAAAAATTGCAGAAAATATTGTAAATTATAGAAACGAAAATGGTTCTTTTACTTCAAGAACTGCCATTAAAAAAGTACCACGTTTAGGAGGAAAAGCTTTTGAGCAATCTGCAGGTTTTTTACGAATTAAAAATGGTAAAAATCCGTTAGATGATTCTGGTGTGCATCCAGAAAGTTATGCTTTGGTTGATAAAATGTCGAAAGACAACAAAGTAAAAGTTGCAGATTTTATTGGTAATAAAGAGATTCTTCAAAAAATAAATTTAAAAAATTATATTTCTGAAACCATTGGTTTGCCAACTTTAGAAGATATTATTAAAGAATTAGAAAAACCTGGAGTTGACCCAAGAGAAAAGGCAAAAGCATTTTCTTTTGACCAAAATATCAAATCCATTTCTGATTTAAGAACCGGACAAATTTTACCAGCAATTGTAAATAATATTACCAATTTTGGCTGTTTTGTAGATATCGGAATTAAAGAAAGTGGCTTAATTCACGTTTCTAACTTATCAGATACTTTTGTAAAAGATGTCAATGCAATTGTGGCTTTAAATCAGCAAATTTTGGTAAAAGTATTAGAGGTTGATATTGTTCGAAAGCGAATTCAATTGGCTTTGGTTAAATAA
- a CDS encoding GNAT family N-acetyltransferase: MKIQLSTLDNVPAIMEIINDAKAYLLSQNIDQWQNGYPNAEQVENDIKNGESFVVVNDENQIMATSMFTTNKEPTYKVIDGNWIINEDEKYGVIHRMAIKKEFRKFGLATFMFHEFHMQLLENKVKSLKIDTHEENIGMQSLIKKLGYKYCGVIYTSYNAKRLAFEKVISE, from the coding sequence ATGAAAATTCAACTTTCTACTTTAGACAATGTTCCTGCAATTATGGAAATTATTAATGATGCTAAAGCTTATTTATTATCTCAAAATATCGATCAATGGCAAAATGGATATCCAAATGCTGAACAAGTTGAAAACGATATTAAAAACGGAGAAAGCTTTGTGGTTGTTAATGATGAAAACCAAATAATGGCAACTTCCATGTTTACCACCAACAAAGAACCAACTTATAAAGTTATTGATGGAAATTGGATTATAAATGAAGATGAAAAATATGGTGTAATACATAGAATGGCAATCAAAAAAGAGTTTAGAAAATTCGGTTTGGCAACTTTTATGTTCCATGAATTTCACATGCAATTATTAGAAAATAAAGTAAAAAGTTTAAAGATTGATACACATGAAGAAAACATTGGAATGCAATCTTTAATCAAAAAATTAGGTTACAAATATTGTGGTGTTATTTACACAAGTTACAACGCAAAAAGATTGGCTTTTGAGAAAGTAATTTCTGAATAA